Sequence from the Terriglobales bacterium genome:
GTGCGGCACCGGGCTCGACACGATTCCGCTGCCTGGCGAAATCACCGCGGAGCAGCTTCGGCGCATGCTGGCCGATGTAGCATTTCTAGCGCGGAAATGGCACAAGCCGCTCTCGGCGCGGCTGCTGCCGGTGGCAGGAAAGAAAGCGGGAGAACGGACCGAGTTCGACGATCCGTTCCTGGTGAACGCCATGCTCCAGCCGCTGCCCTGAAATCCCGCAGTTCTGATCTGAGCTGGTCCCAATCTGGACGGCGGCTGCGGCTAAGGAACAGGGTAGCACCGCGAAAAATCGCGTCTCGACGTCTGCCGGAGGCGCATCATATGCGAGGCAACAAACGTGACTGGGATCAGCCCTGCTCGATGCGGCGCAGCTCGGTCTTAAGAGCCGCTTCGACTCGCGGGGAGCGGCGCTCGCCGCGAGCAACTCGGCTGACGTAGGAGCGGTCGACACCAAGCTGGCGGGCCACGCGAGCGTACAGCCCACGATACAGGCGGTATCGCTTCAGCCCCGAATCTTTGTTATTATGCCGTGTCACCAACGGTGACTCTCTGCTGGATTTTGATGTTCA
This genomic interval carries:
- a CDS encoding helix-turn-helix domain-containing protein, which translates into the protein MTRHNNKDSGLKRYRLYRGLYARVARQLGVDRSYVSRVARGERRSPRVEAALKTELRRIEQG